The following coding sequences lie in one Apus apus isolate bApuApu2 chromosome 16, bApuApu2.pri.cur, whole genome shotgun sequence genomic window:
- the LOC127391316 gene encoding carbonic anhydrase 15-like, with protein sequence MGTQGLGITFLTLPLVVRAAAGGQWCYDSQDPKCGPSHWKELKATCGGDRQSPVNIDRRRLQRDGGLGDILFEGYDQAPPGKWRLVNDGHTVLLSLASELAPEHITISGGGLPGRYRALQLHFHWGSPAGNGSEHTLDGHQLPMELHIVHMNVKYRTLAEAKGHPNGLAVLSFFYQVSETPNTNYNTIVAGLRNVSQAGESVDLASTFRLSTLLPRAGRLSGYYRYQGSLTTPDCSEVVVWTVFEEPVEISQEQLRAFVSTLHFPATGPTPLKMTNNFRPPQPLRSRKVFASRAATASSGSLCREHCQLLSPLLLLALLGPFSPTP encoded by the exons ATGGGCACCCAGGGGCTGGGGATAACTTTTCTGACTTTGCCTCTCGTCGTGCGAGCAGCCGCGGGAG GACAGTGGTGTTACGACTCGCAGGACCCCAAATGTG gCCCCAGCCACTGGAAGGAGCTGAAAGCCACGTGCGGCGGCGACAGGCAGTCCCCCGTGAACATCGACAGGCGCCGGCTGCAGCGGGACGGTGGCCTCGGGGACATCCTCTTTGAGGGCTACGACCAGGCTCCCCCGGGCAAGTGGAGGCTGGTAAATGATGGGCACACAG TGTTGCTGAGCCTGGCGAGCGAGCTGGCCCCTGAGCACATCACCATCAGTGGCGGAGGCCTCCCCGGCAGGTACCGAGCACTGCAGCTCCACTTCCACTGGGGCAGCCCAGCTGGGAATGGCTCTGAGCACACCCTCGATGGGCACCAGCTCCCCATGGAG CTGCACATTGTCCACATGAATGTCAAGTACCGAACGCTGGCAGAGGCCAAGGGACATCCCAATGGGCTGGCTGTCCTCAGCTTCTTCTACCAG GTCTCCGAAACCCCCAACACCAACTACAACACCATCGTGGCGGGGCTGAGGAACGTCTCCCAGGCTG GAGAATCCGTGGATTTGGCCTCCACCTTCCGCCTGAGCACCCTGCTGCCGCGTGCCGGCCGGCTCTCTGGGTACTACCGCTACCAGGGCTCCCTCACCACCCCCGACTGCAGCGAGGTTGTCGTCTGGACCGTCTTCGAGGAGCCGGTGGAGATCAGCCAGGAACAG CTGCGGGCATTCGTCAGCACCCTGCACTTCCCGGCCACCGGCCCCACGCCCCTCAAAATGACCAACAACTTCCGCCCGCCGCAGCCCCTCCGCAGCAGAAAGGTCTTCGCCTCCAGGGCGGCCACAGCCAGCAGTGGGTCCCTGTGCAGGGagcactgccagctcctctcccccctgctcctgctggccctgctcGGCCCCTTCTCACCAACCCCCTAG